A segment of the Synechococcus sp. CBW1002 genome:
AGCTCCCTTCTCCATTCGCCGCCGCCAACGCGGCGGCAGACGAATCGTGGCGGTGAGCAGCTCGGTGAGCGCGATGGATGCCCTGCGAGCCCGTATCCGTGCCCAGAGCAAAATGGTGGCCGATCACATCGCGGCTGATCCTGAGGCCCAAGCCTTCATTGACGACTGGGCCACCCCTGAGCCCATCACCCGCTGACGACCAGCGTGGAGCTCAAGGCTGGGCAGATCGTCACCGTTGACTGGCGCAAGGATCCAGACCACCCCGCCCAGGATCCCCAGCCCCCTGAGCCGAACAAGCTCCGGCCGGCTGTCGTGGTGCAGGACATCGAGCTGTTTGACCCCGCTTACCCCACGGTGCTGGTGGTGCCGATGACAGGCGACCCAGCCCTGGCGATCCCCGATCTGACGGTGGTGCTGCAGCCCAGTCCCAGCAACGGCTGCAAGAAGGTGAGCGACCTGCTCCCGCAGAGCCTGACCTGCGTGGCCAAGACACGCATCACCGCAGCCACCTACTCACAGATCACCCCAGCCGAACTGCAGCAGCTGCGCCAGTTGGTGGTGCTGACCATCGGCGGCCTGAGCTGACGCATTCTGAGCCGATGACGAAGAACCGCGACACGCTGGAGAAACTGGGCCGCTTCCTGCTGCGCGGTCTGCGCATCGGCGCCAGCACGGTGTCGATCGTGGAGCTGCTCCGCAACGACTGGACCGGCGGCATCAGTGCCGGCGTGGCCTGGTTGGTATTCCTGCAGGTGGAGCGGCGGTTGCCGCCCCTCAGCTCAGATCCCCAGGACTGATCCGCAGCTCGGCGTGGCCGGTGGCTGGATCCAGCTCTCGCCGGAAGCGCCACTCCGGCAGCAGGCCGACCACCAGCTCGGCGGTGGTGCGCACCAGCGAGCCGGCGCAGAGGTGCCCGCCGATCACGGTACCGCTGCTGTCGGCGATGGCGATGTGCAGGTGGGCGCCATCGGGCGAAAGGGTGCCCGAGAGGCTGACGATCTCCAGCTCGCCGTGGATCGCCGTGGCCTCGGCCGCTCCTGCCAGGCGCAGCTGGGCCAGCGACAGGCTGCCGACGGCACTGATCACGCAGCCGGCCAGTTCCTGCTGCGCTCCCATCCAGGCCTCCAGAGCCAGGCGCAGGTCATCGCCGGGCTGCAGGCGCAACGGCACCACCTTCATGCTCCAGGCCCCTCCACCAGCGCCTGCACCATCACCAGGGCATCGACATAGCCCCGTTGCCGGTGGCGAAACGCCCCAGGCAGAGTGCCGACGACCTGAAAGCCGTTGCGCTGCCAGCAGCGGATGCCGGCCGTGTTGGTGCTCACCACCAGGTTGAACTGCATCAGCCGAAACCCCAGTCGCCGCGCCGCCTGCAGGGAGTGCTGGCAGAGCCTGCTGCCGATTCCCTGGCGCCTGCAGTGGTCGGCCACTACGTAGCCCGCATTGGCGACGTGGGCGCCGAGGGCGAGGGAGTTGGGCTTCAGGTAGTAGGTGCCCACCAGCGCACCCGCGGCATCCACGGCCACCATCACCGCCTGGCTCTGCTCCACCCACGCCACTTGAGCTTCCGCCTCGGTGATGGCCGGGTCGTGAGGGAAGGTTTCACCGGCGCGGAACACCGGCTCCAGCAGCGCCCACACCGCCGGCCAGTCGGCGGCTTCATAGGGGCGGATCTGCAGGGGGGTGGTGTGCGT
Coding sequences within it:
- a CDS encoding PPC domain-containing DNA-binding protein is translated as MKVVPLRLQPGDDLRLALEAWMGAQQELAGCVISAVGSLSLAQLRLAGAAEATAIHGELEIVSLSGTLSPDGAHLHIAIADSSGTVIGGHLCAGSLVRTTAELVVGLLPEWRFRRELDPATGHAELRISPGDLS
- a CDS encoding GNAT family N-acetyltransferase, with translation MNETIDSGRCLSLATHTTPLQIRPYEAADWPAVWALLEPVFRAGETFPHDPAITEAEAQVAWVEQSQAVMVAVDAAGALVGTYYLKPNSLALGAHVANAGYVVADHCRRQGIGSRLCQHSLQAARRLGFRLMQFNLVVSTNTAGIRCWQRNGFQVVGTLPGAFRHRQRGYVDALVMVQALVEGPGA
- a CDS encoding type II toxin-antitoxin system PemK/MazF family toxin, whose product is MELKAGQIVTVDWRKDPDHPAQDPQPPEPNKLRPAVVVQDIELFDPAYPTVLVVPMTGDPALAIPDLTVVLQPSPSNGCKKVSDLLPQSLTCVAKTRITAATYSQITPAELQQLRQLVVLTIGGLS